The Acidimicrobiia bacterium genome contains a region encoding:
- a CDS encoding cadherin-like domain-containing protein, with product MLTYIRALIKANINIIKRTIATLILIMISISSFVALSAKTTTPADAVESFITTSYQNTTINQRNDTLNRGGQFGTVNTRHYADTTLSYPQNVRAGQTFNYERCVRRAYLSETGIYEASIDKVTLDGVGNSFTQIYTQTSTTKDLNICKSYSATAPSAGSTTMTIPTQTVRQYGGVGYAGSCCPTWNLTWDSSTTDNTLTFSDVYTAPVAVDDGTFILQIGNSKTVSPLANDSGFTGGIGTKLGTPTAQSIPIQATNGTCTWSGNNIIYTNNGTAGYDSCQYSVNQSETDEIAPSNAAVTGTITFLASTPPIAVSDIATTNEDNPVTIDALVNDSDPDGDQISLVTVTAQAGKGTATVSNGKVVFDPNGDFEYLAVGGQEDTVLTYIINDENGLSSEGAITVTVTGRYDHVEAFNDTYNVDADETSIVIDPRTNDFADNGNPFWIRSLDTTGLLGTASMANSYITYSPNGAYDYLNDGESEVVSFTYQISDDIFPGVYSQATISITVNGVNDAPTPVDDQVSTDENTPISISPLDNDTDPDTGDTLELISATLITDRGSISIVNNNVIFDPDGDFNNVSQGSSLIAEIRYDVQDLFGNVSSASIYVTVNGLNANPIAEPDTLIVQDRQTPTIDVLVNDSDPDTDDSLSITSVTSTGSDIGTLVIENGLIRWNVGEYFLELKIGETITKTFEYTISDGHGGTSSNTGSITLSRTIANDTDNNDNGIPDWFENNYESEQNELTLIDGITTRKPLILPDSLTSCPLPNDFLKIVSGDLMAGKTIEVIGTKSWMPHSQVSYYVCSDPTLLKRVSANSDGFAATDLVLPKNLKSDTHTIVGIGISPTGEVLIQSYSVRIRGNGSLPYTGANIETLIANAFLLVLFGAILFLSKCKKRYNGEFS from the coding sequence ATGCTTACTTACATTAGAGCCCTTATTAAAGCAAATATCAACATTATAAAACGTACAATTGCTACTTTAATACTTATTATGATATCAATATCATCATTTGTAGCACTTTCTGCTAAAACAACGACTCCAGCTGATGCTGTTGAATCATTTATAACAACAAGTTATCAAAACACTACCATTAATCAACGTAACGATACACTTAATAGAGGTGGTCAATTTGGTACTGTAAATACTCGCCACTATGCCGATACAACACTATCGTATCCACAAAATGTTAGAGCTGGACAAACATTCAATTATGAGCGTTGTGTAAGACGTGCATACTTATCAGAAACAGGTATTTACGAGGCAAGTATAGATAAAGTCACCCTTGATGGTGTAGGTAATTCATTCACACAAATATACACTCAAACATCGACTACAAAAGATTTAAATATTTGTAAAAGCTATAGTGCAACCGCGCCATCAGCTGGTTCAACAACTATGACAATTCCAACACAAACAGTTCGACAATACGGTGGAGTTGGTTATGCCGGCTCATGCTGTCCAACATGGAATTTAACTTGGGATTCATCAACCACAGATAACACTTTGACATTTAGCGATGTATATACAGCACCTGTTGCAGTCGATGATGGTACTTTTATTTTACAAATAGGAAACTCGAAGACTGTATCACCACTAGCTAATGACTCAGGTTTCACTGGCGGAATAGGAACAAAGCTAGGTACACCCACCGCCCAATCCATACCCATCCAAGCCACGAATGGTACGTGTACATGGAGTGGTAACAATATCATATATACAAATAACGGAACGGCTGGTTACGACTCATGTCAATACAGTGTAAATCAATCCGAAACTGACGAAATAGCTCCGAGCAATGCTGCAGTTACTGGAACTATTACATTCTTAGCATCTACCCCACCAATTGCTGTTAGCGATATTGCAACAACAAATGAAGATAACCCAGTAACTATTGATGCATTAGTAAACGATAGCGATCCAGATGGTGACCAAATATCTTTAGTAACAGTAACTGCACAAGCCGGAAAAGGAACTGCAACAGTATCTAATGGCAAAGTTGTATTCGATCCGAATGGCGATTTTGAGTATTTAGCTGTAGGTGGGCAAGAAGATACTGTATTGACATATATTATTAATGATGAAAATGGTTTATCTAGTGAGGGTGCTATTACAGTAACTGTTACAGGACGTTATGATCATGTTGAAGCATTTAATGATACATATAATGTCGATGCTGACGAAACATCAATTGTCATCGACCCGCGCACAAATGACTTCGCTGATAATGGTAACCCCTTTTGGATTCGCTCTTTAGATACGACTGGTTTACTAGGAACAGCTTCGATGGCTAACAGCTATATTACATATTCTCCAAATGGAGCATATGACTACCTCAATGATGGCGAATCAGAAGTAGTTAGTTTCACTTATCAAATAAGTGACGATATTTTTCCAGGAGTTTATTCACAAGCCACTATATCAATCACGGTAAATGGTGTTAATGATGCGCCAACTCCAGTTGATGATCAAGTGAGCACAGATGAAAATACTCCAATCAGCATTTCTCCCTTAGATAATGATACCGATCCTGATACTGGAGACACATTGGAACTTATTAGTGCAACATTAATTACTGATAGAGGTTCAATTTCAATTGTTAATAATAATGTCATATTCGATCCTGATGGAGATTTTAATAATGTATCGCAAGGAAGCTCTCTCATCGCCGAAATACGATATGATGTACAAGATTTATTTGGAAATGTTTCTAGTGCAAGCATATATGTGACTGTAAATGGTTTGAATGCTAACCCAATTGCAGAACCTGACACTCTCATTGTTCAAGATCGACAAACGCCGACAATAGATGTTTTAGTTAATGATAGTGATCCAGATACCGACGATTCACTCAGTATAACAAGTGTCACTTCTACAGGTTCTGATATTGGAACACTTGTGATTGAGAATGGTCTAATCCGTTGGAATGTTGGTGAATATTTCCTTGAACTGAAAATTGGTGAGACTATTACTAAAACTTTTGAATACACAATTTCAGATGGACATGGTGGAACATCATCAAATACTGGCTCGATAACTTTGTCACGAACAATCGCTAACGATACTGACAATAACGATAATGGGATTCCAGATTGGTTTGAGAACAATTATGAATCAGAACAAAATGAATTAACACTTATTGATGGAATTACAACTAGGAAACCATTGATTCTACCTGACTCACTCACATCTTGTCCTTTGCCTAATGATTTTTTAAAGATTGTTAGCGGAGATTTGATGGCGGGTAAAACTATTGAAGTTATTGGTACCAAATCTTGGATGCCACATAGTCAAGTTAGTTATTATGTTTGCTCTGACCCTACATTACTCAAAAGAGTAAGTGCGAATAGCGACGGTTTCGCTGCAACTGATTTAGTACTACCAAAGAATCTAAAATCCGATACCCATACAATAGTGGGTATAGGTATCTCACCTACTGGTGAAGTACTTATTCAATCCTATTCTGTACGGATTAGAGGAAATGGATCTTTGCCGTACACTGGCGCAAATATAGAAACATTAATAGCAAATGCATTTCTACTAGTTTTGTTTGGTGCAATACTATTCTTAAGTAAATGTAAGAAAAGATACAATGGAGAATTTAGTTAG